A segment of the Marinomonas posidonica IVIA-Po-181 genome:
TACCGCTTCACTGAACTTCCACACGTCCGTACCGGAACCTATGTCTTGACCTCGGTATTTACCGTTCAACATTGGGCCAGAAGACACCACAATGGCAGGTAAATCCACAGAACAAGCGCCCATTAATTGCGCAGGGGTAGTCTTATCACAACCTCCCAGCAAAACCACACCATCCATGCCATAAGCTCGAATTGACTCCTCCACGTCCATGCTCATTAAGTTACGAAATAGCATGGCCGTAGGCTTCATTTGGGTTTCACCCAGTGACATCACAGGAAACTCCAATGGCACGCCACCAGCTTCCCATACACCACGTTTAACGTATTCAGCCAATTCTCTAAGGTGAGCATTACAAGGCGTTAATTCACTCCAAGAATTACAAATACCAATAATAGGACGACCATCAAAACTGTGATCCGGTAAACCTTGGTTTTTCATCCAACTACGATGAATAAAGCCATCTTTATCCAATTTTCCGTACCATTCTTGGCTGCGTAGCGGCTTTTTGTTTTTGTTGTCATCACTCATTCGTTATTCTCCGACAAAGGCACAGCTGTCACCTCTAGTAAAATCAAGGATTCAGGATCAAGAATCGGCAGTTGTAGGCCAACCTGACTCAAGCTTGCGCCATTTAAAATTAGTTCTCTTTGCCACCAAGCCGGTTTGGCTTTCATTAAATGGCCTGGTAATGGACTGTGCTCTAACACAGTGACTCGATAAGACTGTTCTGCAATCAAATTAGGCAAATGAATGGGCAGTGTTTGCCCTTGCTTTGGCATCGCCAACTGACTATATACCGCCACCCCTGTTAACCCATCCTGACTTAATGCCCACTGAGTTTGCGCTCGACCATCGGCACTGGGCAGACGCCAATTATTGCCTTCGTGCAAATGCCCTCGGACACGTTTGTATTGGTTAATCCAATTGGCAATCGTCGCTCTTTGTTGCGGGTTCGCATCCAGCAAATTCCACTCAATGCCAAGGTGACCTAACATGGCCGTACCAGCACGAAAGGCGACATCATGAGTACGACTGGTGGTGTGACTTTGATCGGGTCCGATGTGCGACCCCATCACTTCGGGTGGGAAAAAGTAACTAAATCCACGCTGTATACTCTGGCGCTCCAAGGCATCATTGCAATCTGACGCCCAAAAACGCTTAGTGAAATTTAAAATACCAAAATCTACTCGCGCCCCACCAGAAGAACAGCTTTCAATTTCCATATGCGGGAAAGCATGATTTAATTCAGCCAACAATCGGTATAACGCTAGCACCTGAGCATGTGCTTGCGGAGCAAGGTCACTGCCTGATTGGCAATAATCCCGGTTCATATCCCACTTAACGTAATCAATGGAGTTGCTCTCAAACAGATCAAATAAACGCTCGCGTAGGTAAGCATAAGCTTCTGGATTTGCCAGATTGAGTACCAATTGATTACGTCCTAAATACCCTTCGTATTGAGGCAATTGCAGGGCCCAGTCTGGGTGAGTTCGATAAAGATCTGAATCAGGGTTGACCATTTCAGGTTCAAACCATAAACCAAACTCCATTCCTAAATTTTTCACATGGTCTATTAGTGGTGATAACCCATTTGGGTATTTGCCTTCATCGACAAACCAATCACCTAATGCCGCTTCATCGTGATGACGGCCTCGAAACCAACCATCATCAAGGATATAACGCTCGACACCGACTTCAGCCGCTGCAGACGCTAACTCTTTGAGCTTTGTCATATCATGGTCAAAGTAAAAGGCTTCCCAAGTATTCAAATGCACAGGACGAGGTTTATCTAGCTTAAGACGCTCTCTGGCTTCACGATGAAAACCATGGCTCATTGCATTCAAACCTTCACGACTGTGACTGGCGAGCAACTCTGGTGTGGTAATCGATTGTCCATTAGCAAGGTGAATCTCACCGGATAAATACAAGGCTTCCGCTTGAATATAACGATGCCCCTCAATGGTATAATCCGCTTTTAATCTATGATTACCACTCCACGCCAGATGCACTCCCAGCACTTCACCACGCTGTTCAGAAAAACCACTTTCGCCGACCATCACTGCTGGAAAATTAGCGTGGCCATTACGACCATGCCGGTTTTCTTGTAACCAGGTGCTTTGCCATGGTTCTCTGACCTGCTGAAACTCTTGACACCAGCGACCATAAAAACTCACTCTCTCTGTCAACTCTGGCGACACAGGTAAGGTACAAGCTAAGCGTTCAACGGATAAATCACCCTCTCCTACATTGGTTAAGGTCAACTGTTGACGCAATACACCTGATGGCAACAAGCCAATATCTAGCATTAAAACCAGTTGAGCCGTACTATCTTCTAAAGTCAGCATCACTCCGTCAGCAAGCTCTTCAATTTGCTTCAATTGCCAACGCATTGCCCATGCTGGTCTATCAGCAGCACTTGCCTCAACCGCTGGCGACTGCATCCATCCACGCCCCGCTTCTGGAATCAAGCTCATGGCAGCAGGTTGGTCCATCATGGCTTGCGGAATACCCGCTTGTTGAGACAAGTACAAAGAATCCAGCTCTGTCGCCTTTGGTAAAGCATCACCAAAATACACTAACTCAGGCGAGGCATTTTGATGACTCGCGATGACCAGAGTCTTATTTTGTTGATCCAAACGATGAAACCGTATTGTGTTTAATTCAGTCATCCTCTTTAACCTTTAGTCGCGCCAAGGGTTAAGCCAGCAATAAAATGGCGCTGCATGGCAAAGAATAAGATCACTGGTGGCAATGCTGCCACAATCGACCCTGCCGCAATCAGCTGCCAAGATGCCATCCATTGACCTTTTAAAGCACTGATACCAGCTGTAATCGGCCTTACTTCATCACTTTGTACCAGCACCAAGGCCCAGAAATAATCATTCCAAATAAAGGTAAAAATAAGCACAGACAAAGCAGCTAACGCAGGTCTCACCAATGGCAATACCACGTACCAAAATATCTTCCACTCACTCACGCCTTCTACACGAGCTGCTTCAATCAACTCATCCGGTAATCCGACAATAAAATTACGCATAAACAGCGTACAAAAACCCGTTTGGAAGGCTATGTGAAAAATAATCAAACCTGTCGCCGTATCGTATAACCCCATACCTATGGTTAAATCACGTACCGGAATCATCAATATTTGAAACGGTACAAAGTTCCCCGCAATGAAAGTGGCAAACATCGCCACATTGCCGCGAAACTTAAACTTAGCAAGGGCATAACCTGCCAAGGTTGATAACGCCACAGCACCAAAAACCGCTGGCAAAGTAATCAACACCGAATTCAGCAAGTAGCGAAACATGGGAGTTTGAGTGAACACCAGCGTGTAGTTTTCTAGCAGCATCCACTCTGAAGGAACGCCCCAGTAGTTACCAGCGTTAATGTCGGCCGTGGAACGTGCTGAGGTCAGCATGACCGCAATCAAAGGCAACAACCACAGCAGTAAAGATAACCAAATCGCGACGCGATAGCTGATGTTAAAAGGTAACGATCTTTTCTCTATAGGGGTCGGAAACATTAGGCTTTCTCACTCTTCAGCATGCGCCACAAGAAATAGGCGATATAAATATCCATAATCAAGAACAACACTGTCGCAATCGCCGCGCCGTAACCTGCTCGATAATTGAAAATAGATTGTTCATACATGAAATAAGCCAGCACACTGGATGAGCCAAATGGCCCTCCACTGGTCATGGTTGCGACCAAATCAAAGCTTCGCAGTGCACCAATCACTGTAACGACTACTGCAATAAAGGTAGCCGGACGTAACTGAGGCAGAATCACGTGCCAAAGCATTTTCCAACCATGAGCGCCGTCGAGACGAGCCGCTTCAATTTGATCGGGATTGAGGTTATTTAAGCCTGTGAGATACAAGATCATACAATAAGCAATCTGTGGCCAAAGGCCCGCCACTATGATGCCGAACGTCACCCAATTTTCATCGGATAAAATGGCCACTGGCTCCATGCCAAATAAACCGATAGCCTTGTTAAACAAACCAAATGAAGGGTCATAGAACCAAGAGAACACAAGGCCAACAACGACTTGAGAAATAACGAAAGGAAAAAAGAACATGGATTTGACTGCTCGAATCCCCATGACTTTTTGATTGAGGAAAAGCGCGATGGCTAAGCCAATAGGCGGTGCCAACATAAAAAAAACCATCCAATACACATTGTTTTTTAATGCCACCCAGAATTGGTAATCATCAAACAGCTCTAAATAATTATCAAAGCCAACAAATACTTTTTCGCCGATGCCATCCCATTCATAAAAACTTAGCCAGATACTCTGGAGAATCGGAAAGACAACGTAGACCACAAACAAAATGACTGCTGGCGCTAAGAATAATACCGGCATCCATTGCTGCTGCTTGCTATGCAACTTCTGCATGGCTCACATACCTCTTTATTTTTATTAAATAATGAATTGCCAAACTTGACAGATCACTCACCTAATAAAATAATGGAATAAAGTTCCATTTTTTGCAATACTGATTTCAGAAGATTTTCTAAGACGACTTTTCAAAGCGATCTTGATCGCCATAAAAATAACAAAGGAAACACAATGTCAGCGCCAGAAAACAAAAGCGGAGGCTCGTCTCTTGATAAAGCACTTAGCCTATTGCAAGAAGTTTGCATGACACCTGTGCCACTGCGCTTTGCCGATTTGGTCGAAAAGACAGACCTACCTAAAGCCACCGCACACAGAACCTTATCGTCGCTTGCCGACAAAGGTCTGGTCCGCTTTGATGACAATACTCAGCTGTACCATCCAGGCTATGGCTTATTGGAATTGGCACATCAGGCTTGGTCTAAAATTGACGTACGTGACATTGCCGCCGATCAAATGAAATCTATTTGGCGCGAAACGGGTGAAACCATTCACTTGGCAGTACTTGATCGCGGAGAAGTCATTTACATAGACAAACTAGAGAGTCAAAAAAGCCTGCGATTATTTTCTGCTGTTGGCAAAAAGGGCCCTGCCTATTGCACAGGTGTTGGCAAAGCCATGATGGCTTTTTTAGATGAAGACAATCTTGCTCAGGCCATCAAAGAACAAAGCTTCGTTCAGCATACACGCCATACTCTACGTAATGAAAGTGAGCTACGTATTGAACTGGCAAAAATACGTAAAAATCGAATTTCACTTGATTTAGAAGAACACGAAGAAGGCATACAGTGTGCCGCTTCCGTGATTCTGAATCACAACAATGAACCCATCGCTGCGTTAAGCATTACGGCACCAAAGTTTCGCGTCGATGAGGAACGCTTTCAACACTTTCAAACATTGGTTAAAGACGCCTGTACGAAAGTATCCATTCGAATGGGGGCCATGGCCTCTAACTAGCATAGGAAAAGTCTATTATGGCGACGATAAAACTAACAAACGTCATCAAACGATTTAATGACATTGAAACCATCCACGGCGTCAACCTTGACCTAAAGGACGGTGAATTCGTGGTTTTTGTTGGCCCATCTGGTTGTGGCAAATCCACACTATTAAGATTGATTGCAGGCCTTGAAGACATCACTGAAGGTTCGCTTGAAATCAACAAGGTCAACATGAATACTGTCGCTCCAGCGGATCGCGGCGTGGCCATGGTATTTCAGTCCTATGCACTCTACCCTCATATGACTGTCGAAGAGAACATGAGTTTCGGTCTACGCATGAATGGTGTTGCACCAGAAGAGATCAAACAGCAGGTGGCCAATGCGGCCAATATTCTTCAGTTAAATGAACTATTGAATCGCAAACCTAAACAGCTTTCTGGTGGCCAACGTCAGCGAGTGGCCATTGGTCGCGCCATCGTCCGCCAACCAGAAGTCTTCTTATTTGATGAGCCTCTATCAAATCTGGATGCAGAGTTACGGGTTGATATGCGGATTCAAATTGCACAACTGCACAATCGCCTAAAAGCCACGATGATTTATGTCACCCATGATCAAGTGGAAGCCATGACCCTGGCGGACAAAATCGTTGTCTTACGGGCCGGTAATGTTGAACAAGTTGGGTCACCATTAGAACTTTACCATAATCCAAGCAACGAATTTGTAGCGGGCTTTATCGGCTCACCTAAAATGAATTTTCTCGACGCGACGGTCATCAGCATAAATAACGATAACCTTGCCACCATTCAAGTAGCAGCCCAAGAAATTGAATTAACAGTAGACCCAGCCAAAGTATCAGTAAACAGCAAGGTGAAACTCGGCGTTCGTCCAGAGCACATCAAAGAAGAGACGACTGATGCTGATTTTACCATCAACCTAGACATTGATGTGGCCGAACATCTAGGCGGTCTAACCTATCTCTACGGACATTATGATGAGCATAAGCTGACCATTGAAGTCAGTGGAGCCAACCTAACTCGAAACGGTGAGAACATCACAGTAGGTATTAAAAAAGAGGATTGTTACCTGTTTAATACAGCAGGTGAATCCGTTATCCAGCGCCCTGTTCCAAAAAGATAAGCAGTGGTTAAGGAAGGTGCGAACAAGTCTTCTTGCCTCAGCATGTGGATAAAAGCCTGTTATTCGAGGCGAGTGCTGAATGTGAATAGTTGGCCTATTGTCGAGGTGCTCAACAAAGAATACAGGCTTTTAGACCCTGCCGGCTTAGTAGACTTATTTGTACCTTCCTTAGCCTGATATAACAGAAAAGGCCACTTCCTTTTGAAAGTGGCCTTATTTATAACACCTTGCAATAAAACGCCATGACTCAGTGTAATTCCGCCAAGAAGTTCATTAAATAAGAGAAGCCACGCTGTGCCACTAATGGATTGTACAGACTGCTCTGATCAGGGTTGTTGGCACTTGGCAACATAAAGGAATGCACTGTATTACCAAAGTCAAAAAACTGAAAATCAATGCCCAAACTTGACCAATATTGTTTGGCAGACTGAGCGTCTTCATCGCTCACCAAAGGATCTTGATAACCATTCATAATCATCAGCTTTACCTTCTGGTTAGCTTGTTCAGGAGATTGCGCACGATAGAAGGACATCACCCCATGAAAGCTTGCCGCCCCAAGGGTTTCTGTAAAATGCAATCCCGCTTCCAAGGCTAATCGCCCACCCAAACAAAAGCCAATATGGACAACAGCGGAATCCCCTTGCCGCGCTTGTTGAGTCAGCTCCTGCTGTAGCGCATGCAACGACTCAGCATCCGCCAACAATGCCCCCATTTTTGCTCGTTTATCCGGAAAGTCTTGTGGATTTTGCCCATGACCATATAAATCAATTGCTGTCACCGCGTAACCCTGCTCCGCTAGACGATCTGCAAACTGTTTCTCAAAGTCACTTAAACCAGAAAAAGTAGGCCATATCATAATTTGCAAGGGACTCAGTGAAGCCGCCTTATTCTTTTGATAGTGATGTCGCTCGATATTATGCTTAAACAAAGAATCAAAATTTTGGCTCATCATTCACCTCGGTACTCTATCTTAAAATAATTATTTTTCAGTCTAACGTTGAACTTTTCGATAGTGCAATTCATTAGCACATCTTCCCTTTTATCACCTTATTTAGGATTGCATCACTGCAAACAAAAAAGCCGACATGATCTTTCATCATGTCGGCTTTTTAGCACTTCTGAAGATTACTGACTTAATTGCACAATCAATTTGTTCATGCGGGATACAAAAGTCGCTGGATCTTCTAGCTGACCACCTTCTGATAAGGTCGCTTGCTCAAACAACAACCAAGCCATATCAGAAAAACGCTCTTCGTCTGATTCAGCGTCCATTTTCACCACAATTGGGTGATCTGGATTCACCTCTAGAGACGGTTTTGAGTCAGGAAGCGATTGACCTGCCTGCTCTAACAAACGACGCATCTGCAGACCCATGTCGTGCTCGCCGACAACCAAACAAGCAGGTGAGTTAGTCAAACGGTCGGTTGAGTTTACGCCGGCTACCTTCTCTTCTAGTACCGCTTTCATGCGATCTAGTAGCGGTTTCATCTGCTCAGCTTTTTCTTCTTTCTCTTTCTTCGCTGCTTCGTTATCTTCTTCCGCTAAGTCCAACTTACCTTTGGTCACGTCTTGGAAAGATTTACCTTCAAACTCTTGCAGAGAAGACATCATCCATTCATCAATACGATCACTTAGCAGTAGAACCTCAAAACCTTTCTTACGAAGAATCTCAAGATGCGGGCTGTTTTTCGCCGTATTGTGATTCTCAGCATAGATGTAATAAATCTTATCCTGACCTTCACTCATACGGGATACGTAGTCAGCCAAAGACACGGTTTGATCAGCGCTGTCTGTTTCAGTTGAACTGAAACGCAACAAGGCCGCAATTTTATCCTTGTTGCCCATATCATCTGCAGGGCCTTCTTTTAACACATTGCCGAATTCATTCCAGAAAGACTGGTATGTTTCAGGATCATTTTTCGCCATTTTTGACAACATGTCTAACACACGCTTGGTCAAAGCGGAGCGCATTGAATCCACCGCACTGTCATTCTGTAGAATCTCACGAGACACATTCAAAGACAGATCGTTGGAGTCAACCACACCTTTCACAAAACGCATGTAAGGCGGTAGGAAAGCTTCTGCCTCATCCATGATAAAGACACGCTGTACATACAGTTTCAAACCACGCTGCATGTCACGGTTCCATAAGTCATAAGGCGCTTTGGAAGGAATGTATAGCAAGCTGGTGTATTCCAACTTACCTTCAACCTTATTATGCGACCATTTCAATGGCTCTTGGAAGTCGTGTGAAATGTGCTTATAAAACTCTTTATACTCTTCGTCTTTTACGTCATTACGAGCACGGGTCCATAAAGCTTTAGCTGAGTTTACCGCCTCAAATTCAGGCGTTGTATTTTCTGCAACCGGTTTTGGATTGCCTTCCTCATCAAACTCTGGGTATACCACCTTTTCCATTTCCACTGGAATGGAAATATGATCAGAATACTTAGTCACCAAAGTACGTAAACGATAGTTATCAGCAAATTCTTTCTCATCGGCTTTGAGATGAAGTGTAATACGTGTACCGCGAGTGGCTTTCTCGACATTCTCAATAGTGAATTCACCTGAACCATCAGAAATCCAACGAACAGCGTCGCCTTCTGCAGCACCAGCACGACGAGTTTCAACAGTTACCTTATCGGCCACAATAAAGGCAGAGTAAAAACCCACACCAAATTGGCCAATTAATTGGCTGTCTTTTTTCTGATCACCACTTAACTGCTCAAGAAAAGCAGACGTACCAGACTTTGCGATGGTACCAAGGTTTGTAATGGCTTCTTCACGAGACATACCAACGCCATTATCATCAATAATGACCGTGCCCGCGTCTTTATCAAACTCAACACGGACGCGTAAATTTGGGTCATCAGACAAGAGATCAGCGTTCGCGACAGACTCAAAACGTAGCTTATCTACCGCATCAGACGCATTGGAAATAAGTTCACGCAGAAAAATTTCTTTGTTTGAGTACAAAGAATGGATCATCAAATGAAGTAGTTGCTTTACTTCCGTCTGAAACCCTAACGTTTCTTTTTGAGTATCAGTTGCCATGTTATTACTTGCTCCTATTTGAATGAACCTTTGGTTCTAACCAAAGGTGTAACACTTTTCACATGTGCAACATAGATAAAGCCTCTTGAACGGATTTCAAGAGGCTTATATACAATTTTTTTGTGGAAATTCAGATTGATAGGATTTGCTAAATTGAAAAAGACACTACTTTAATCGCACAATGGTTAAACCATCGCCAATCGGCAGCTGGGACAAGGTCACATCTGGGTCAGAATGAATGGTGTCGTTTAATTTTCGAACGATATTGGTGTCTTTATCGTCAAAGTCATCATCCGCGACATTCCCCCACCACAAGGTATTGTCAATCAACATACAGGCACCTGGCTTTAGCAGCTGCTTCGCCAATTGATAATAATTTAACAAGTTTGCTTTATCAGCATCAATGAAGATAAAGTCATAACTTTGCGCTTCTTTCTCAACCTTTTGTTCCATCACAGACAAGGCATCCGCACATTGAGTTAGAACACTGGCTTTAACATCAGCTTGTGCCAAATACTTATTTGCAATATCCAACCACATTTGTTTTTTATCAACTGCAAGCATACTAGCCTGCTCACCCAAAGCTCGCGCAATGGAAATAGTGCTGTAGCCAGTAAAAACCC
Coding sequences within it:
- a CDS encoding alpha-galactosidase — translated: MTELNTIRFHRLDQQNKTLVIASHQNASPELVYFGDALPKATELDSLYLSQQAGIPQAMMDQPAAMSLIPEAGRGWMQSPAVEASAADRPAWAMRWQLKQIEELADGVMLTLEDSTAQLVLMLDIGLLPSGVLRQQLTLTNVGEGDLSVERLACTLPVSPELTERVSFYGRWCQEFQQVREPWQSTWLQENRHGRNGHANFPAVMVGESGFSEQRGEVLGVHLAWSGNHRLKADYTIEGHRYIQAEALYLSGEIHLANGQSITTPELLASHSREGLNAMSHGFHREARERLKLDKPRPVHLNTWEAFYFDHDMTKLKELASAAAEVGVERYILDDGWFRGRHHDEAALGDWFVDEGKYPNGLSPLIDHVKNLGMEFGLWFEPEMVNPDSDLYRTHPDWALQLPQYEGYLGRNQLVLNLANPEAYAYLRERLFDLFESNSIDYVKWDMNRDYCQSGSDLAPQAHAQVLALYRLLAELNHAFPHMEIESCSSGGARVDFGILNFTKRFWASDCNDALERQSIQRGFSYFFPPEVMGSHIGPDQSHTTSRTHDVAFRAGTAMLGHLGIEWNLLDANPQQRATIANWINQYKRVRGHLHEGNNWRLPSADGRAQTQWALSQDGLTGVAVYSQLAMPKQGQTLPIHLPNLIAEQSYRVTVLEHSPLPGHLMKAKPAWWQRELILNGASLSQVGLQLPILDPESLILLEVTAVPLSENNE
- a CDS encoding carbohydrate ABC transporter permease; its protein translation is MFPTPIEKRSLPFNISYRVAIWLSLLLWLLPLIAVMLTSARSTADINAGNYWGVPSEWMLLENYTLVFTQTPMFRYLLNSVLITLPAVFGAVALSTLAGYALAKFKFRGNVAMFATFIAGNFVPFQILMIPVRDLTIGMGLYDTATGLIIFHIAFQTGFCTLFMRNFIVGLPDELIEAARVEGVSEWKIFWYVVLPLVRPALAALSVLIFTFIWNDYFWALVLVQSDEVRPITAGISALKGQWMASWQLIAAGSIVAALPPVILFFAMQRHFIAGLTLGATKG
- a CDS encoding carbohydrate ABC transporter permease; protein product: MQKLHSKQQQWMPVLFLAPAVILFVVYVVFPILQSIWLSFYEWDGIGEKVFVGFDNYLELFDDYQFWVALKNNVYWMVFFMLAPPIGLAIALFLNQKVMGIRAVKSMFFFPFVISQVVVGLVFSWFYDPSFGLFNKAIGLFGMEPVAILSDENWVTFGIIVAGLWPQIAYCMILYLTGLNNLNPDQIEAARLDGAHGWKMLWHVILPQLRPATFIAVVVTVIGALRSFDLVATMTSGGPFGSSSVLAYFMYEQSIFNYRAGYGAAIATVLFLIMDIYIAYFLWRMLKSEKA
- a CDS encoding IclR family transcriptional regulator, whose translation is MSAPENKSGGSSLDKALSLLQEVCMTPVPLRFADLVEKTDLPKATAHRTLSSLADKGLVRFDDNTQLYHPGYGLLELAHQAWSKIDVRDIAADQMKSIWRETGETIHLAVLDRGEVIYIDKLESQKSLRLFSAVGKKGPAYCTGVGKAMMAFLDEDNLAQAIKEQSFVQHTRHTLRNESELRIELAKIRKNRISLDLEEHEEGIQCAASVILNHNNEPIAALSITAPKFRVDEERFQHFQTLVKDACTKVSIRMGAMASN
- a CDS encoding ABC transporter ATP-binding protein codes for the protein MATIKLTNVIKRFNDIETIHGVNLDLKDGEFVVFVGPSGCGKSTLLRLIAGLEDITEGSLEINKVNMNTVAPADRGVAMVFQSYALYPHMTVEENMSFGLRMNGVAPEEIKQQVANAANILQLNELLNRKPKQLSGGQRQRVAIGRAIVRQPEVFLFDEPLSNLDAELRVDMRIQIAQLHNRLKATMIYVTHDQVEAMTLADKIVVLRAGNVEQVGSPLELYHNPSNEFVAGFIGSPKMNFLDATVISINNDNLATIQVAAQEIELTVDPAKVSVNSKVKLGVRPEHIKEETTDADFTINLDIDVAEHLGGLTYLYGHYDEHKLTIEVSGANLTRNGENITVGIKKEDCYLFNTAGESVIQRPVPKR
- a CDS encoding dienelactone hydrolase family protein, yielding MMSQNFDSLFKHNIERHHYQKNKAASLSPLQIMIWPTFSGLSDFEKQFADRLAEQGYAVTAIDLYGHGQNPQDFPDKRAKMGALLADAESLHALQQELTQQARQGDSAVVHIGFCLGGRLALEAGLHFTETLGAASFHGVMSFYRAQSPEQANQKVKLMIMNGYQDPLVSDEDAQSAKQYWSSLGIDFQFFDFGNTVHSFMLPSANNPDQSSLYNPLVAQRGFSYLMNFLAELH
- the htpG gene encoding molecular chaperone HtpG, translated to MATDTQKETLGFQTEVKQLLHLMIHSLYSNKEIFLRELISNASDAVDKLRFESVANADLLSDDPNLRVRVEFDKDAGTVIIDDNGVGMSREEAITNLGTIAKSGTSAFLEQLSGDQKKDSQLIGQFGVGFYSAFIVADKVTVETRRAGAAEGDAVRWISDGSGEFTIENVEKATRGTRITLHLKADEKEFADNYRLRTLVTKYSDHISIPVEMEKVVYPEFDEEGNPKPVAENTTPEFEAVNSAKALWTRARNDVKDEEYKEFYKHISHDFQEPLKWSHNKVEGKLEYTSLLYIPSKAPYDLWNRDMQRGLKLYVQRVFIMDEAEAFLPPYMRFVKGVVDSNDLSLNVSREILQNDSAVDSMRSALTKRVLDMLSKMAKNDPETYQSFWNEFGNVLKEGPADDMGNKDKIAALLRFSSTETDSADQTVSLADYVSRMSEGQDKIYYIYAENHNTAKNSPHLEILRKKGFEVLLLSDRIDEWMMSSLQEFEGKSFQDVTKGKLDLAEEDNEAAKKEKEEKAEQMKPLLDRMKAVLEEKVAGVNSTDRLTNSPACLVVGEHDMGLQMRRLLEQAGQSLPDSKPSLEVNPDHPIVVKMDAESDEERFSDMAWLLFEQATLSEGGQLEDPATFVSRMNKLIVQLSQ
- a CDS encoding O-methyltransferase; the protein is MLPNFPKPVSAENRPVNRTVKVDDRLYDYLIDHSVREPQVLEDLRRETAQYHMARMALSPEVGQFLTMLVSLLNPQKVLEIGVFTGYSTISIARALGEQASMLAVDKKQMWLDIANKYLAQADVKASVLTQCADALSVMEQKVEKEAQSYDFIFIDADKANLLNYYQLAKQLLKPGACMLIDNTLWWGNVADDDFDDKDTNIVRKLNDTIHSDPDVTLSQLPIGDGLTIVRLK